GAGAGGGAGACGTGATAATCCTAGTAGCACCAAGGGGGATGGGTGAAATAGCGGTTGAAAAGATAAGAAGCCTAATATCAAGAATACAGAGAATAAGAGCTGAAATGGAGAGCAGGAGGAGTATATACCCATGACACCAATATCAGAAGAAACCCTCGCCCTACAACAGGTAGATCAACAGGCTATATCACCAATGACGCTGCTCATAAGAATCGCAGAGGCTGGGGTAGTAGCTCTAGCAACATATATAATAGCTAGATATATAATAGGCTATATACCAAAGCTAATACCAACCCCGGCACAGCCTAGATTTATATATAGCTTCATAGCAGTAATAAGATACATTGTATATGCAGTCGGAGCCCTAATAGCTCTAGCAATAATAGCGCCAGAGCCAGGGGTATTCTCGGCATTAATCCTAGTGCTAGGAATAGGTGTAATAATAGCCTTCAGCGATCTACTGAGAAACTGGGGGGCAGAGATATATGTTAGGAGTTTCACATCACTAAAAATAGGGGATCAGGTAGAGGTAATGGGTAGAGAGGGAACAGTAATCCATATGGATTCAAGGGGGGTTGTGATAGAAACACCCACAAGAGAGAAGATCTATGTACCGAACACATATCTAGCATCAGCCCCTATAATAAATAGGACAAGCCCCTACGGAACAACATATAGGATCAAGATCATGATCCCAGCGGAGCAGGATACAGATAGGGTATACGAAGCAATCAAGGGGATCATAAGCTCTATAAGACCAGAGCTAGTGGAAGACCCGGTGATAACTAGAAAAGGCGTTAGAGAGGGCTTCACGGAATACGAGGTATCGGTGGTTCTGCTAAACGTTAGAAAGATAGGTTATATAGTATCGCAGATAAGGGATGAGATTGAGAAGATATGGCCAGGGGCGAGGGTATATACCTAGATCTCCACAAATCTCAGCTGATCCAGAACATAGCTTCTAATCTCCCTAGGTGTAGGCAGATCCTTGATAATCTTGCCCCTAGACATGTAGAGCTCGAGCATAGGCCTAGCCCTAGAACCATCGCCGCAGAGGGGAGGCTCTGAGCCCCATGGTAGCACGTGATCCTCTAGACTATTGGGGCATCTATAGAGCTGCTTAAACCCAGGCAGCTTACCCCTCTTAGATATAGGGATCCATTTACCATCTCTCATAACCTCCACAATATCCATGCTAAAATCAACGCTTGGTGGAAAGGCTATAGAGGTTCCCACGCCGAAACCGTCCACTAGATCTCTTAACGCAGCCACCTCCTTCTCATCTATCCCACCACTTACAAAGATCTTTACATTCTTATATCCATGGAGATCTAGAACCCATCTAACCTCCTTAACAATCATCTGCATATTACCCCTCCTAGAGCTGGGGGTATCTAGCCTAACACCATATAGCCTTTCACCCAGAAGCTGCGCTGCCATGAGACTCTCAACCCTCTCATCATAGAATGTATCTACAAGCATGATCCTGGGGACACCTGGCTCAACCACCTCATCAAAAGCCCTCCAAGCCTTCACCTGATCCCCAAAGACTACTATTAGGGCATGGGGCATGGTACCCACAGGCTTGACCCCAAGCAACTCCTCGCTATAGGCTCCTGAGACAGCGTCGCAACCACCTATAAAGGCTGATCTATCTAGCATAGGCCCTATAGCGGGGTGAGCAGCTCTAAGCCCAAAGAAAACCACCATCTTATCCCCAGCGAGCTTCTTGATTCTCGCAGACTTGGTGGCAACAGAGGAGGCATGCCTTATAATGCCAAGCACAGCGGTCTCCAGATCTAGGATCTCGCCTATAGGCCCCTCAACAACCATAACAGGCTCCACAGGCTTAAAAATCGTTCCCTCGGGGACAGAATATATATTCACATCCCTCCCCTCGAAGAGCTTCAAAGCATCCTCCAACCCTGCAAAGACACCCCAGCTCCACCCATGTGGAAGGCTATATACATGAGCCTCTATCCTAACCATGGTTTTATCAAGCCCCTTCTCTCTAAGGATCTTCAGGCTCCTAAGGAAATATATATCTGTCACCCAGCCAGACTTAATCCTCTCCCAGCTAGCCACAGACATATATATCCCTATAATGCTCTATCCCTACAACTCCTAATATCTTAAAACAACGGATCATCAAACACATAACACCGCATCTTAGCCCTCCACAGTAGTTAGAACAAAACACAACCATCCTAATTACTCAAAACTATATATAGTGCTTCACTTAAAGTGATTTCACATACATATAGCCCTAATCTANNNNNNNNNNNNNNNNNNNNNNNNNNNNNNNNNNNNNNNNNNNNNNNNNNNNNNNNNNNNNNNNNNNNNNNNNNNNNNNNNNNNNNNNNNNNNNNNNNNNNNNNNNNNNNNNNNNNNNNNNNNNNNNNNNNNNNNNNNNNNNNNNNNNNNNNNNNNNNNNNNNNNNNNNNNNNNNNNNNNNNNNNNNNNNNNNNNNNNNNNNNNNNNNNNNNNNNNNNNNNNNNNNNNNNNNNNNNNNNNNNNNNNNNNNNNNNNNNNNNNNNNNNNNNNNNNNNNNNNNNNNNNNNNNNNNNNNNNNNNNNNNNNNNNNNNNNNNNNNNNNNNNNNNGTGGGGCCGCGGGGATTTGAACCCCGGACCACGAGGGCCCAAGCCTCGCATCCTACCAAGCTAGACTACGGCCCCCATATATTTTATAATTATCACACGGCTAAAAACCCTGACCTTCTCTCCATCTAGGGCTTCTCCTATCATCAGTTCAATCCTTATATTTACCTATATCTATTCGAACTATTATTTAAGTATTGGCTTTTAAACCCCTATCTAGCTAGAGGCCTCGCTATGGAGATAAAGGGGTAAAGCTTTCAGCTGCAATTAGGTAATTAGGTAATATGGTTGGTAGGTGATTTTAGTTGGATATATATGAGATGCTATTGGTTTTGACGGCGTGTTTCTTTGCTGCTAGCATGGGCTATCATTATGCTGGAGCCATAGTAGGTCCTGCATATGGTGGTAAAGCTATATCTCTTAAGCTAGGATTGATGGTCTCAGCGTTGCTGGTGATTATAGGATCTCTAGCTACACCGGTTATTTACACCTATATAAAGCTTGCACAGCTAGATAATAGAGAATATCTTTCATCCCTTCTAGCGTCAGCCATCGCTACTACTATAGCTACATATATCAAGGTGCCCACATCCACTATACAGATCTTCGCATTCTCCGTAATAGGGTCAGCTGTTATGGATGGGAAATACATAGAGATTCCCAGTGTCTTTAACATCATATCCTCATGGGTTCTGGCTCCCTCATTATCATACCTACTAGCACCAGTTATAAGAAAGGTTATACCGAATAGTGTAGGTAATAAGATTTTAATACTAACTATGTGCTATTCAGCCCTAGTTTTAGGGCTAAACGATGTTAGCAATGCAGCATCCCCAATGATTGGTGCCGGGCTAGATGAGTATATCTCTAGATTTACCTCAGGAGCACTCATGGGCGCCGGCCTCATGATATGGGGATCTAGGCTAGCAAGATTTATTGGTAGGGAGATCGGGATCTCAGATATAAGATCTTTCCTAGCTGCACATATAACAAAAGCAACAATACTCACAGCATTAAATACTCTAGGTCTAAACGCATCGATGAATCAAACACTTATTGGAGCATTAGCAGGAATAGGGGTTGAGAAGAAAGTCATTACAAGGATCATAGCTGGATGGATCTACAGCCCCATGCTCGGCTTTACACTTTCCGTGGTGTTCACAGCTATAGTCAATATCATTTAAAGCAAAATATTTAAGACAGCTTTATAGTACAGAGGATACATACTGATAACCGAGATCCCCTATCCCCAGGGTAAGGAGAGATTAGTATCTAGATCTAATGATATTATGTATAGCGATTGATATAGTCTTTAACCTCTTTCTAATAGCCCTATTGAGCATAGATATTATAGCAATAACCCTCAGCCTCCTCTTTAGATTCACAAAGAAGGCGGTATGTAGATCTAGATCTTTTCTGGTCTTCTTAGGAAGGTATCTCTCAAGCACCTCGTATTTTCTTTTAGAGGCTATATAGATCCATCTAGTGCCTCCTCCGATATAGCTATCTAGATCAATACCATATACATATCTCTCCTCCTCAAGAGCCTTTCTAGCAATGCTAATTATCTCATCTATAGGAGCAAATATAAAGACCCTCGTGGGGCATACCTCAACGCATGCAGGTTCTAAGCCATGCTGAATTCTATCAACACAGAAGGTGCATTTATAGAACCTGCCATCAGAACCTCTCTGAGGCACATTGAAGGGACATGCCCTTAGACAATTCCCTATACCTAGGCAGTCATCACTATTTATAACCACAGCACCCTCATCACTTATAACTATAGCAGATACTGGACATGCCAACGCACATGGAGGATCTCTACAGTGCATGCATTGAAAAGGGAGGGGTATTAACTCGGTACCCTCATAGAAGAGGACGATCTTCCAGGTATTCGCTGTAAGCCATTGAGGCGATGTAAGAGATCCTGCAAATGAGATTTCCTCCGCTGGAAGATTATTCCACATTTTACAGGCAAGCTGGCACGCTCTACACCCTATGCATCTATCAATGTCAACAATAACCCCATATCCCTTCTCCACCTTCTCAATTCCTGTGATCCTCATGCCTAGCCCTCCTAACCTTTCCTATCCATCCCTTGCTCTCTTGGATAAGCGTTATCACATCAAGGGCATCTGGGGCTATGATGTTTGATATTGGCCCTTTCCTCATCCCAGAAAATCCTGAGAACCATGTGATGCTCACAACCGGAATATATCTACCCCCTATATCTATATATTCTTCCTTTGTATGTGAAACATATGCTTTTAACCTTAGAATCCCTCTAGCTGTATAGATCTCTATGTAATCACCCGACGATATACCGATCCTCTCTGCAAGGCTTTTAGATATAGTTGCGAAGGGCTCTGGCACCAGCTCAGCGAGATATGGAATATTCCTAGACATAGAGCCTGAGTGGAAGTGCTCGGTAACCCTGTTAGAGGTTATCACAACAAGCTCTCCATCTATATCCCTGATCTCCTTTGGTATTGCATATAGCTTCTCAGCTCTCCCCTTAATATCGATAGATCCTATGAGTATATCCAGGTTGAACTTATTGATCCATGCGAGTGTTGGGTAGAGGATAGCTAGCTCCTCGTGGGGAGATTCCGCTGGTTCTGCATGGATAGGCCATCTGAAATCATAACCCGCATACCACCCTCCATCTTCTTCAATAATCTTTGCAACAGCCTCCCTATAGCTTCCAAGCTCCCTTATATATTTAGCTAATCTCTCTCTGATCTTCTGATACCTATCTTTAAAAACCCTCCACCCACTACCAGGGAAGAAGGGTCTTTTAACCTGGGCTGGGAAGCTAGCAGTATCCTTATCCCAGTAGATTGTATCGTTAGCCCAGAAGTACTTCATCCCGGTAAGCTCTGAGAAGCCCTTATAATCTATGATCTTTACTATACCATTGTCCTCTATTACAAAGCCTCCTCTGAAGATCATTTCCCCGGATCTTATATACCTAATCACATCCAACCCTCCAAAGAGATCTGAAACACCGCTTAGCCTCCTCTTAAAAGCCCTAGGCTCCCAGAAGCTATGGCCAGGCACATATGCAGGTCTATAGTCCCCTGTATACTCATCAATCCACTCCCCTGTCTCTCCACATACCTCCCAGATTTTTCCAGATGCCCTTACATGTACACATCCCCCGTATTTCAGTAGGCTATCATAGTTATACATGAACCTAACATTCTGAGGCCATGAGAAGCCCCAATCCTTGTAAACATTAAACTTCCTGCTAAAGACACCATCGATCTCGTCATCTCCTCTGATCCTTGTATCTCTCCTCATACTTCTTATCTCATCTCTAATAGGATCGTATACTCCCTGGTAGAGCAACATAGAGAAGTTTATCTCCTTACTAATCAGCCTGGGATTCACTTCCCTCTCAACACTACCTACAGGGGTCGAGGCCCCGAAACCCCCGCTATAGTCCCATGAAGCGTCAGGCTCTATATGCCTATTATATACTTCTAAAAACATGTCGCTTCTTCTGAAAATAACTTTTTCCAGGTTGATCCCAGCAATATTACTTGGGAGAAGTATAGCGCCTTTTCTCCTTAACCATCTATAAAGATTCACTATTATCCAGTAGTCAGGTTTAGAATCTCCGATAGGGTCTATAACCTTGTAGGACCACTGAATAACCCTGTTGCTATTAGTTCTACTACCCTCTTTCTCAGCGAACGATGCTGCTGGGAGTACTATGTCTGCAAACCATGTTGTCTCGGTTTCGAATATATCGCTAACAACTAGTAGATCTAGGGATGATAGGGCTGCAGCAATTAATCTAACATTGGGATTAGTTACAACCGGGTTTTCACCAAAGATTATAGCAGCTCTTATATCACCCCTGAGCACAGCTCTAGGGAAGGTAGTCTCTGAATGGCCTAAACCTATTGGTATATCACATATAACCATACCTCCCAAAGGATCTTCAGGCGGTATTGTGCCACAGAATATACCCCATACAATCTCCAGTCTTCTCCATCCATAGAAGTTATATATATGAAGCACCTTTGCGAGATCTGCCTCTCCTTTACCAGGCTTAGAGATAGATCTAAACGGCTCATTCTCCAGAGC
This portion of the Sulfolobales archaeon genome encodes:
- a CDS encoding mechanosensitive ion channel family protein codes for the protein MTPISEETLALQQVDQQAISPMTLLIRIAEAGVVALATYIIARYIIGYIPKLIPTPAQPRFIYSFIAVIRYIVYAVGALIALAIIAPEPGVFSALILVLGIGVIIAFSDLLRNWGAEIYVRSFTSLKIGDQVEVMGREGTVIHMDSRGVVIETPTREKIYVPNTYLASAPIINRTSPYGTTYRIKIMIPAEQDTDRVYEAIKGIISSIRPELVEDPVITRKGVREGFTEYEVSVVLLNVRKIGYIVSQIRDEIEKIWPGARVYT
- a CDS encoding nicotinate phosphoribosyltransferase; this encodes MYMSVASWERIKSGWVTDIYFLRSLKILREKGLDKTMVRIEAHVYSLPHGWSWGVFAGLEDALKLFEGRDVNIYSVPEGTIFKPVEPVMVVEGPIGEILDLETAVLGIIRHASSVATKSARIKKLAGDKMVVFFGLRAAHPAIGPMLDRSAFIGGCDAVSGAYSEELLGVKPVGTMPHALIVVFGDQVKAWRAFDEVVEPGVPRIMLVDTFYDERVESLMAAQLLGERLYGVRLDTPSSRRGNMQMIVKEVRWVLDLHGYKNVKIFVSGGIDEKEVAALRDLVDGFGVGTSIAFPPSVDFSMDIVEVMRDGKWIPISKRGKLPGFKQLYRCPNSLEDHVLPWGSEPPLCGDGSRARPMLELYMSRGKIIKDLPTPREIRSYVLDQLRFVEI
- a CDS encoding inorganic phosphate transporter, translating into MDIYEMLLVLTACFFAASMGYHYAGAIVGPAYGGKAISLKLGLMVSALLVIIGSLATPVIYTYIKLAQLDNREYLSSLLASAIATTIATYIKVPTSTIQIFAFSVIGSAVMDGKYIEIPSVFNIISSWVLAPSLSYLLAPVIRKVIPNSVGNKILILTMCYSALVLGLNDVSNAASPMIGAGLDEYISRFTSGALMGAGLMIWGSRLARFIGREIGISDIRSFLAAHITKATILTALNTLGLNASMNQTLIGALAGIGVEKKVITRIIAGWIYSPMLGFTLSVVFTAIVNII
- a CDS encoding 4Fe-4S dicluster domain-containing protein, which gives rise to MRITGIEKVEKGYGVIVDIDRCIGCRACQLACKMWNNLPAEEISFAGSLTSPQWLTANTWKIVLFYEGTELIPLPFQCMHCRDPPCALACPVSAIVISDEGAVVINSDDCLGIGNCLRACPFNVPQRGSDGRFYKCTFCVDRIQHGLEPACVEVCPTRVFIFAPIDEIISIARKALEEERYVYGIDLDSYIGGGTRWIYIASKRKYEVLERYLPKKTRKDLDLHTAFFVNLKRRLRVIAIISMLNRAIRKRLKTISIAIHNIIRSRY
- a CDS encoding molybdopterin-dependent oxidoreductase, with the translated sequence FFERNPPIDQLPEFRNLMSRWNISEEDLEDLKALLKEYTAENVSKISGVPKEILRKVAEIYVERSGVATDHKKHGIIQWAMGFTQHTNATLGVIRAAAITQLLLGNVGYPGGGTHPFRGHSNVQGATDVQGNGLGSLPGYVSPPINTLSIRVYQDWKLQGMPDAWNWEVPSWALENEPFRSISKPGKGEADLAKVLHIYNFYGWRRLEIVWGIFCGTIPPEDPLGGMVICDIPIGLGHSETTFPRAVLRGDIRAAIIFGENPVVTNPNVRLIAAALSSLDLLVVSDIFETETTWFADIVLPAASFAEKEGSRTNSNRVIQWSYKVIDPIGDSKPDYWIIVNLYRWLRRKGAILLPSNIAGINLEKVIFRRSDMFLEVYNRHIEPDASWDYSGGFGASTPVGSVEREVNPRLISKEINFSMLLYQGVYDPIRDEIRSMRRDTRIRGDDEIDGVFSRKFNVYKDWGFSWPQNVRFMYNYDSLLKYGGCVHVRASGKIWEVCGETGEWIDEYTGDYRPAYVPGHSFWEPRAFKRRLSGVSDLFGGLDVIRYIRSGEMIFRGGFVIEDNGIVKIIDYKGFSELTGMKYFWANDTIYWDKDTASFPAQVKRPFFPGSGWRVFKDRYQKIRERLAKYIRELGSYREAVAKIIEEDGGWYAGYDFRWPIHAEPAESPHEELAILYPTLAWINKFNLDILIGSIDIKGRAEKLYAIPKEIRDIDGELVVITSNRVTEHFHSGSMSRNIPYLAELVPEPFATISKSLAERIGISSGDYIEIYTARGILRLKAYVSHTKEEYIDIGGRYIPVVSITWFSGFSGMRKGPISNIIAPDALDVITLIQESKGWIGKVRRARHEDHRN